A part of Pararhizobium sp. A13 genomic DNA contains:
- a CDS encoding UDP-glucuronic acid decarboxylase family protein, producing the protein MTRTNKSKKGITENILQFPSNRSKKLKKVLVAGGAGFLGSHLCELLLATDHDVICVDDLSTGRVENINHLFDLPNFAFRRHDVRSTLNVKVDAIFNFASPASPPAYQADPIGTLFTNIIGARNLLELARRRDATIVQASTSEVYGDPLVSPQREDYHGNVSPIGPRACYDEGKRCAETQFFDFHRLFGLKIKVARIFNTYGPRMRPDDGRVVSNFIVQALRNEPITIYGSGLQTRSFCYVDDLIGGFLKFLNTSPDVTGPINLGNPTELTMIDLAERIIRLTNSKSPIVHQLAAVDDPQRRRPDISLAAAQLGWRPYVDIEDGLLSTIAYFDRILRHAAANN; encoded by the coding sequence ATGACGCGAACAAACAAATCGAAAAAGGGTATTACTGAAAATATTCTGCAATTCCCTAGTAACAGGAGTAAAAAACTCAAGAAAGTACTTGTCGCGGGGGGCGCAGGCTTTCTTGGCTCGCATCTGTGTGAATTGCTTCTGGCGACAGACCACGACGTCATCTGCGTCGATGACCTTTCAACGGGACGCGTCGAAAACATCAATCACTTGTTCGACCTGCCGAATTTCGCCTTCAGGCGCCACGATGTCCGGTCGACGCTCAACGTCAAGGTCGATGCGATCTTCAATTTTGCAAGTCCGGCATCGCCTCCTGCCTATCAGGCCGACCCTATCGGCACGCTCTTCACCAATATTATCGGGGCCCGAAACCTGCTGGAGCTTGCCCGCCGCCGGGATGCAACCATTGTCCAGGCATCGACCTCGGAAGTGTATGGCGATCCGCTGGTGTCGCCACAGCGCGAAGACTACCACGGCAATGTCAGCCCGATAGGGCCTCGCGCCTGCTATGACGAAGGAAAGCGCTGCGCGGAGACCCAGTTTTTCGACTTCCACCGCCTCTTTGGCCTCAAGATCAAAGTCGCCCGGATATTCAATACCTATGGGCCGCGCATGCGCCCCGATGATGGACGTGTCGTTTCGAATTTCATCGTCCAGGCACTGCGCAATGAGCCCATCACCATCTATGGATCCGGACTTCAAACCCGTTCGTTTTGCTACGTCGACGATCTGATCGGCGGGTTCCTGAAATTTCTGAACACATCGCCGGACGTGACCGGACCGATCAATCTCGGCAACCCCACCGAGCTGACCATGATCGACTTGGCCGAGCGCATCATTCGCCTCACCAATTCAAAGTCTCCGATCGTCCATCAGCTTGCTGCCGTTGACGACCCGCAGCGGCGCCGGCCCGATATCAGCCTGGCGGCCGCGCAGCTTGGCTGGCGTCCGTACGTCGATATCGAGGACGGCCTCCTCTCGACCATCGCCTATTTCGACCGCATCCTGCGGCATGCGGCGGCAAACAACTGA
- a CDS encoding glycosyl hydrolase yields MTHRLVRTVAGGALLLMPVTPIIAGATLWPAYAEDTVMKATVADKRPVLHPNATKFGAYDPYGDFGTQTGVETEALFLPWEDVDLTTLSVADEYALQRKRKLLITIEPWSWNEDWRLSSDDLRRKVLAGDYDANIKAISAVVKTLKSPVIIRWGQEMEDKSGRFSWSDWPPQDYIKAYRKVAEQFRKDTPAVQIMWSPKGSEGLEKYYPGDNYVDLVGLSVFGLQEYDIRTYGAPRTFKEALKPGYERVAPFKKPIWVAELGYAGDANYMQPWIQTVTAKDAQFPDLKEVVYFNDRDVHAWPFELGRPNWRVKPDSSVN; encoded by the coding sequence ATGACACACAGACTTGTAAGAACCGTCGCGGGAGGCGCCCTTTTGCTGATGCCCGTGACGCCCATCATCGCCGGCGCGACCCTTTGGCCCGCCTACGCGGAAGATACGGTTATGAAAGCAACCGTGGCCGACAAGCGGCCGGTCTTGCACCCAAACGCGACAAAATTCGGCGCTTATGACCCCTATGGTGATTTTGGCACGCAAACCGGTGTCGAGACCGAAGCTCTTTTCCTGCCTTGGGAAGACGTCGATCTCACAACCTTGAGCGTGGCCGACGAATACGCCTTGCAGCGGAAACGTAAGCTCCTGATCACCATCGAACCGTGGTCCTGGAACGAAGATTGGCGGCTCAGTTCCGACGACTTGCGCAGGAAGGTGCTGGCCGGGGACTATGATGCGAACATCAAGGCGATCTCCGCTGTGGTGAAGACCTTGAAGAGCCCTGTGATCATTCGCTGGGGCCAGGAAATGGAAGACAAATCCGGCCGCTTCTCGTGGTCCGATTGGCCCCCGCAGGACTATATCAAGGCCTACAGGAAAGTTGCCGAGCAGTTTCGCAAAGATACCCCCGCCGTTCAGATCATGTGGTCTCCAAAAGGGTCGGAGGGGTTGGAGAAATACTATCCCGGCGATAACTATGTTGATCTCGTCGGTCTCTCGGTCTTTGGCCTGCAGGAGTATGACATCAGGACCTATGGCGCGCCCAGGACCTTCAAGGAAGCATTGAAGCCGGGCTACGAGCGGGTGGCACCGTTCAAAAAGCCCATCTGGGTTGCAGAATTGGGTTATGCAGGCGACGCCAACTACATGCAGCCGTGGATCCAGACCGTGACCGCCAAGGACGCCCAGTTTCCGGATCTCAAGGAAGTGGTCTATTTCAACGACCGCGACGTCCATGCGTGGCCTTTCGAGCTCGGCCGGCCGAACTGGCGTGTGAAGCCCGATTCGAGCGTGAACTAA
- a CDS encoding UDP-glucose/GDP-mannose dehydrogenase family protein, with translation MKIAIIGTGYVGLVSGTCFAAWGHHVVCVDIDNARIEALSRGEVAIFEPGLTNLVVSNLESGHLRFTIDLESAVRGTDIVFIAVGTPASNHDGDADLSYVFKAARQTALALSGPALIVTKSTVPVGTSERLEALMRSVRTDIEFEVASNPEFLREGSAVADFDKPDRVLIGCDSDRGRALLCALYQPLSDAGVPIIATTRRSAELTKYAANAFLATKITFINEMADLCEKVGAKVDEIALGMGLDKRIGDAFLKAGPGYGGSCFPKDTVALLRTAQECGVSLRLIEETIASNTSRKRTLARRLSTLLGEPLQSKKIAVLGLTFKAGTDDMRNAPSLTLINALQSAGAHVHAFDPRGMKNAHALLRDVTFSSSPYECAEDADAIVLMTDWQCLRNLDFKRLGATMNRRVLLDLRGVYDVDTLVNRYGFTVERVGYPVKRPPDERAIRINRRVIYIPPGTEVRNGTRNLFDSRFVRERNANDRKELDHD, from the coding sequence ATGAAAATTGCTATCATCGGAACAGGGTATGTCGGCCTGGTCAGCGGAACGTGCTTTGCCGCCTGGGGGCATCATGTTGTCTGCGTCGATATAGACAACGCTCGGATCGAGGCGCTCAGCCGCGGCGAAGTCGCGATATTCGAGCCTGGCCTCACCAATCTCGTGGTATCAAATCTCGAGTCCGGACATCTTCGGTTCACGATCGATCTCGAAAGCGCGGTTCGGGGCACCGACATCGTCTTCATCGCCGTCGGTACCCCGGCAAGCAATCATGATGGCGACGCGGACCTGTCCTATGTTTTCAAGGCAGCCCGGCAGACAGCCTTGGCGTTGTCCGGACCCGCATTGATCGTCACCAAATCAACCGTGCCGGTCGGCACCAGCGAGAGACTTGAAGCATTGATGCGGTCCGTTCGGACCGACATCGAATTCGAAGTTGCGTCAAATCCCGAATTCCTGCGGGAAGGTTCGGCAGTCGCCGATTTTGACAAACCGGACCGGGTGCTCATCGGCTGCGACAGCGACAGAGGAAGGGCGCTGCTTTGTGCGCTGTACCAACCCCTCTCGGACGCGGGTGTACCGATCATCGCCACCACGCGCCGCAGCGCCGAACTCACCAAATACGCCGCCAATGCGTTCCTCGCGACGAAGATCACCTTCATCAACGAAATGGCCGACCTCTGCGAGAAGGTCGGCGCCAAAGTCGATGAAATCGCGCTCGGAATGGGTCTGGACAAGCGCATCGGCGACGCCTTCCTGAAGGCCGGCCCGGGCTATGGCGGTTCCTGTTTTCCAAAGGACACCGTGGCACTCCTGCGCACAGCGCAGGAATGCGGCGTTTCGTTGCGCTTGATCGAGGAAACCATCGCCTCCAATACCTCACGCAAGCGCACACTGGCGCGCCGGCTGAGTACGCTGTTGGGCGAACCCCTGCAGTCCAAGAAAATCGCGGTGCTTGGCCTGACATTCAAGGCAGGGACGGACGATATGCGCAATGCCCCGTCGCTAACGCTCATCAACGCGCTGCAGAGCGCAGGGGCACACGTGCATGCCTTCGATCCAAGAGGCATGAAGAACGCACACGCGCTGTTGCGCGATGTGACGTTTTCCAGCAGTCCGTATGAATGCGCCGAGGACGCCGATGCGATCGTCTTGATGACGGATTGGCAATGTCTTCGAAACCTCGATTTCAAACGGCTCGGTGCGACAATGAACCGGCGCGTACTTCTCGATCTCCGCGGAGTCTACGACGTCGATACACTGGTCAACAGGTACGGCTTCACGGTCGAGCGCGTTGGCTATCCCGTCAAACGCCCACCGGATGAACGCGCCATCAGGATCAATCGTCGCGTCATCTACATCCCGCCCGGCACCGAGGTTCGCAATGGTACCCGCAACCTCTTTGACTCGCGTTTCGTCAGGGAGCGCAACGCAAACGATAGGAAGGAGCTTGACCATGATTAA
- the ftsE gene encoding cell division ATP-binding protein FtsE: MIHFENVGLRYGMGPEILRDLTFDIPKKSFQFLTGPSGAGKTTLLRLLFLSLRPTRGLIRMFDRNISTIPREEFPMLRRRVGIVFQDFRLLDHLTTYENVALPLRVRGKDESSYRADVLELLGWVGLGERINVLPPVLSGGEKQRAAIARALIDRPEILLADEPTGNVDPPMARRLLNLFLELNRLGTAVVIATHDLSLMDQVEARRMILSQGRLDIYE, translated from the coding sequence TTGATTCACTTTGAAAATGTCGGATTGCGCTATGGAATGGGTCCGGAAATCCTCCGCGATCTGACCTTCGACATTCCCAAAAAGTCCTTCCAGTTCCTGACCGGCCCGTCAGGCGCCGGCAAGACGACGCTGCTCAGGCTGCTGTTCCTTTCATTGAGGCCGACACGCGGCCTGATCCGCATGTTCGACCGCAACATCTCGACCATTCCGCGCGAGGAATTCCCGATGCTGCGCCGCCGCGTCGGCATCGTCTTCCAGGACTTCCGCCTGCTCGATCACCTGACCACCTACGAGAATGTCGCGCTGCCCCTGCGCGTGCGGGGCAAGGACGAATCGTCCTACCGCGCCGACGTTCTCGAACTTCTTGGCTGGGTCGGGCTCGGCGAGCGCATCAACGTCCTGCCGCCGGTCCTCTCGGGCGGCGAGAAGCAACGCGCGGCGATCGCTCGCGCCCTGATCGACCGACCGGAAATTCTGCTCGCCGACGAACCGACCGGCAACGTCGATCCGCCGATGGCGCGGCGTCTCCTGAACCTCTTTCTCGAACTCAACCGGCTCGGCACCGCCGTCGTCATTGCCACCCATGATCTTTCGCTGATGGACCAGGTCGAGGCGCGGCGCATGATCCTCTCGCAGGGGCGGCTCGACATCTATGAGTGA
- a CDS encoding glycosyltransferase family 2 protein translates to MTLSRDQSQARSARAQQRAAARRPPEALAPVFAGGRRVVYLAGVFSWLAGLIWFWQWWFRPEHFISLMPFVTLTLIMAWITLLPAYFIYLFGGSRQARHIAQQCVPGRIAMVVTKAPSEPFGVVRKTLNAMLDQVDYDYDVWLADEAPDAETITWCERHGIFISTRRGVEAYHRKIWPRRTRCKEGNLAYFYDHYGYARYDFVCQFDADHVPDVTYLREIMRPFSDPAVGYVSAPSICDSNASESWAARGRLQAEASMHGCLQIGYNNGWAPLCIGSHYAVRTAALKQIGGLGPELAEDHSTTLLMNAGGWKGVHAIDAIAHGEGPRTFADLAIQEFQWSRSLVTILIRYSKDYVPSLSGKLQFQFLFSQLWYPLFSVFMAAMFLLPIVALATGRNFLNVAYPDFLAHILPLSILLIGLAFYWRSTGTFRPHNAKVLGWESAVFLLARWPWSLAGSLFAARDRITGSFVDFRITPKDGKIAAYPPLRVLVPYIAMSVSSATTALLVSDPGSAKGYYLFAIVNSIVYSAVLVVIIIGHARENSLPLIPTSRRGLATAATLAMCLVVTGNAIYSRGIPGLEAVAYGQDIITFTETHFSVAGAGQGGSQVKITRFKIKWHGIS, encoded by the coding sequence ATGACGTTGTCGCGTGACCAGTCTCAGGCGAGGTCGGCACGTGCACAACAGCGCGCTGCAGCGCGCAGACCACCCGAAGCGCTGGCACCCGTCTTTGCGGGAGGGCGGCGCGTCGTCTATTTGGCGGGTGTTTTCAGCTGGCTCGCAGGCCTGATCTGGTTCTGGCAATGGTGGTTCCGGCCCGAACATTTCATCTCGCTGATGCCTTTTGTGACGTTAACACTGATCATGGCGTGGATAACGCTGCTCCCGGCTTACTTCATCTATCTGTTTGGCGGCAGCAGGCAGGCACGGCACATTGCACAGCAATGCGTTCCGGGACGTATCGCAATGGTTGTCACCAAGGCGCCGTCGGAACCGTTCGGAGTCGTTCGAAAGACGCTCAACGCAATGCTTGACCAGGTTGACTACGATTACGACGTCTGGCTGGCGGATGAGGCGCCAGATGCCGAGACGATCACATGGTGCGAGCGCCACGGTATCTTCATCTCGACCCGTCGGGGCGTGGAAGCGTATCATCGCAAGATCTGGCCGCGGCGCACGCGGTGCAAGGAAGGCAACCTTGCCTATTTCTACGATCATTACGGTTATGCCCGTTATGATTTTGTCTGCCAATTCGACGCAGACCATGTACCGGACGTGACATATCTCCGCGAGATCATGCGGCCCTTCTCGGATCCAGCCGTGGGCTACGTGTCGGCTCCGAGCATTTGCGATTCCAATGCCTCGGAAAGCTGGGCTGCACGCGGGCGGCTTCAGGCGGAAGCCAGCATGCACGGCTGCCTGCAGATCGGCTACAACAACGGCTGGGCGCCGCTTTGCATTGGTTCGCATTATGCCGTGCGAACGGCGGCACTCAAACAAATTGGTGGCCTCGGCCCCGAACTGGCGGAAGATCATTCGACCACGCTGCTGATGAATGCAGGCGGATGGAAGGGCGTTCACGCCATCGACGCGATTGCCCACGGCGAAGGTCCCCGCACCTTCGCCGATCTTGCCATTCAGGAGTTCCAGTGGTCGCGAAGCCTCGTCACGATCCTGATTCGCTATTCCAAGGACTACGTGCCGAGCCTCTCAGGCAAACTGCAATTTCAGTTCCTGTTCTCGCAGCTGTGGTATCCGCTGTTTTCGGTCTTCATGGCGGCCATGTTCCTCTTGCCGATCGTAGCACTGGCAACGGGCCGCAACTTCCTGAATGTGGCCTATCCGGATTTCCTGGCGCATATCCTGCCTCTGTCGATCTTGCTGATCGGGTTGGCCTTCTACTGGCGCTCCACCGGAACGTTCCGGCCCCACAACGCCAAGGTTCTCGGCTGGGAATCGGCCGTGTTCCTGCTTGCACGTTGGCCATGGTCGCTTGCCGGTTCTCTGTTTGCGGCGCGGGACCGGATCACCGGTTCCTTCGTCGATTTCCGGATCACGCCGAAGGACGGCAAGATCGCCGCCTACCCGCCGCTGCGGGTGCTTGTTCCTTACATCGCGATGTCGGTTTCTTCCGCGACAACCGCATTGCTTGTTTCCGATCCAGGCTCGGCCAAAGGCTACTACCTCTTCGCAATCGTGAATTCGATCGTCTACTCCGCGGTCCTGGTCGTCATCATCATCGGCCACGCCCGGGAAAACAGCCTGCCGCTGATCCCGACATCCAGGAGAGGTCTGGCGACGGCAGCAACTTTGGCGATGTGCCTCGTCGTGACCGGCAATGCCATCTATTCGCGCGGCATCCCCGGCCTCGAAGCCGTCGCATACGGGCAGGACATCATCACGTTCACCGAAACACACTTCTCCGTCGCGGGGGCGGGCCAGGGAGGCTCCCAGGTCAAGATTACGCGTTTCAAGATCAAATGGCATGGAATTTCATAA
- the hpt gene encoding hypoxanthine phosphoribosyltransferase — MPVVRGKNIEPLYSAETIAARNIELAEKIGQGPMNDLLVIAVLKGSFIFAADLIRAMHATGLAPEVEFITLSSYGTGTVSQGVRIIKDIDSDVHGRDILLIDDILESGRTLRFAKELMYERGAKSVSIAVLLDKKVKRQTDLEADYVGFECPDYFVVGYGMDVAYAFRELPFVGIVTGDAE, encoded by the coding sequence ATGCCCGTCGTCCGTGGGAAAAACATCGAACCGCTCTACTCCGCCGAAACCATTGCGGCGCGCAATATCGAATTGGCCGAAAAGATCGGACAGGGACCGATGAACGATCTGCTCGTCATAGCGGTTCTGAAGGGGTCCTTCATTTTCGCCGCCGACCTGATCCGCGCCATGCATGCGACCGGCCTTGCGCCGGAAGTCGAGTTCATCACGCTGTCGAGCTACGGCACCGGCACGGTGTCGCAGGGCGTCCGGATCATCAAGGACATCGACAGCGACGTGCATGGCCGTGACATTCTGTTGATCGACGACATCCTCGAGTCGGGTCGCACCCTGCGTTTCGCCAAGGAACTGATGTATGAGCGCGGCGCCAAGTCGGTCTCGATCGCGGTTCTTCTCGACAAGAAGGTGAAGCGTCAGACCGACCTCGAAGCGGATTATGTCGGCTTCGAATGCCCGGACTATTTCGTCGTCGGCTACGGCATGGATGTCGCCTATGCGTTCCGCGAATTGCCCTTCGTCGGCATCGTCACCGGCGACGCGGAATAA
- a CDS encoding response regulator yields MAKILITEDEDGLRRFVARALQLDGHETVEAADGAEGLAFLRGGRFDLLLSDIRMPVMDGIELAHEASAAFPALKILLMTGYAEQRERADNLSGKVIDVVSKPFTLPDIRKAVAVALAA; encoded by the coding sequence ATGGCGAAAATCCTGATTACTGAAGATGAGGACGGCCTGCGCCGTTTCGTTGCCCGGGCGCTACAATTGGACGGTCATGAAACCGTCGAGGCTGCCGATGGCGCCGAGGGGCTGGCCTTCCTGCGCGGCGGGCGCTTCGACTTGCTTTTGTCCGATATCCGCATGCCCGTCATGGACGGCATCGAACTCGCCCATGAAGCGTCGGCCGCCTTTCCGGCCCTGAAGATCCTTTTGATGACGGGTTACGCCGAACAGCGCGAAAGGGCGGACAATCTGTCCGGCAAGGTCATCGACGTCGTCTCCAAACCCTTCACTTTGCCGGATATTCGCAAGGCCGTTGCCGTCGCTCTTGCGGCGTAG
- a CDS encoding ABC transporter permease, with product MSEAPLANHPQPAAPPERKAALRVRPTAPIVPPGNVSGNALMLVIAIMAFLACLTLGAVSMVRSTAQSWQSQISREITIQIKPDEKLDMEKALADARDLALTFDGTTDGNIVDKEATARLLEPWLGEGLDLDDLPVPRLVIITIDEKNPPDFAAMRKMLTETIPQAYLDDHRTWVDRLVAMAHTTALIGTGVLVLVFSAMVLTVIFATRGTLSGNRHIVEVLHFVGAEAGFVASEFQKHFLKISLKGAGAGGLLAATCFAIASFWQSRSIATPQSDQATALFGSFTIGYTGYLGIAAIMIVIALLTTLTARFTVMRTIYEIDLIRSDPARIDTYQN from the coding sequence ATGAGTGAAGCCCCGCTCGCCAACCATCCGCAGCCGGCAGCGCCCCCGGAGCGCAAGGCGGCGCTACGCGTGCGGCCGACGGCGCCGATCGTGCCGCCGGGCAATGTCTCCGGCAATGCGCTGATGCTGGTGATCGCCATCATGGCCTTCCTCGCCTGCCTGACGCTCGGCGCGGTCAGCATGGTGCGCTCGACGGCGCAGAGCTGGCAGAGCCAGATTTCCCGCGAGATCACCATCCAGATCAAGCCGGACGAAAAGCTGGACATGGAAAAGGCGCTTGCCGACGCACGCGACCTGGCCCTGACCTTCGACGGCACCACCGACGGCAACATCGTCGACAAGGAGGCAACCGCACGGCTGCTTGAGCCGTGGCTTGGCGAAGGCCTCGACCTCGACGACCTGCCGGTGCCGCGCCTCGTCATCATCACCATCGACGAGAAAAACCCGCCCGATTTCGCCGCGATGCGTAAGATGCTGACGGAGACCATCCCGCAGGCCTATCTCGACGATCACCGCACCTGGGTCGATCGGCTGGTCGCCATGGCGCATACGACGGCGCTGATCGGCACCGGCGTGCTGGTGCTGGTTTTTTCGGCCATGGTGCTGACCGTCATCTTCGCGACGCGCGGAACGCTGTCGGGCAACCGGCATATCGTCGAGGTCCTGCATTTCGTCGGAGCCGAGGCCGGGTTCGTCGCCTCCGAGTTCCAGAAACATTTCCTCAAGATCAGCCTCAAGGGCGCCGGCGCCGGCGGCCTCTTGGCCGCGACCTGCTTTGCGATCGCGAGCTTCTGGCAGTCGCGCTCGATCGCCACGCCGCAAAGCGACCAGGCGACCGCCCTGTTTGGCAGCTTTACCATCGGCTATACGGGTTACCTCGGCATCGCTGCGATCATGATCGTCATCGCACTTCTGACCACATTGACCGCGCGGTTCACGGTGATGCGGACGATCTACGAGATCGACCTGATCCGCTCCGATCCGGCCCGTATCGATACGTATCAGAACTGA
- the galE gene encoding UDP-glucose 4-epimerase GalE, with translation MDTVLVTGGAGYIGSHTCKLLHQSGFTPVAYDNLATGTKENVKWGPLVRGDVRDRDQLKHAIKLWQPVCVIHFAASAYVGESMVDPRKYYNNNVAGILSLLDTCVDIKLRNIVFSSSCATYGVPTELPIAEASPQAPINPYGRTKLIGEMMLRDYAAAYKIRYVALRYFNAAGADIDGELRERHDPETHLIPRALMAAAGRIPELTVFGDDYDTPDGTCIRDYVHVSDLAQAHVSAVHHLIAGGKNLMVNLGSGQGTSVQQIIDTIERLTHRRVPVRREARREGDPPALYSDLNMATSELNFAPRFSDIETIIRTAAPTFGLEVKHDVVA, from the coding sequence GTGGATACTGTTCTCGTCACCGGCGGCGCTGGTTATATTGGAAGCCATACTTGTAAGCTTTTGCATCAATCAGGTTTCACGCCTGTCGCTTATGACAATCTCGCAACGGGCACCAAGGAGAATGTAAAATGGGGACCACTCGTTCGCGGTGACGTGCGCGACCGGGACCAGTTGAAACATGCCATCAAACTCTGGCAGCCAGTCTGCGTCATTCATTTCGCCGCATCGGCCTATGTGGGTGAGTCCATGGTCGATCCGCGCAAGTATTATAACAACAATGTCGCCGGCATCCTCTCGTTGCTCGACACATGTGTGGACATAAAGCTCCGGAATATCGTCTTCTCGAGCAGCTGCGCCACCTATGGCGTCCCGACAGAATTGCCGATTGCCGAGGCCAGTCCGCAAGCCCCGATAAACCCTTACGGGCGCACCAAGCTGATCGGCGAAATGATGCTGCGGGACTACGCTGCGGCCTATAAAATCCGTTATGTCGCGCTTCGCTATTTCAATGCGGCCGGCGCCGACATCGACGGCGAGCTCCGCGAGCGACACGATCCGGAAACCCATCTCATTCCCCGCGCGCTCATGGCCGCGGCAGGCAGAATCCCCGAGCTGACCGTCTTCGGCGACGACTACGATACACCTGACGGCACTTGCATTCGCGATTATGTCCACGTGTCGGATCTCGCCCAGGCGCATGTGTCGGCGGTCCACCATCTGATCGCCGGCGGCAAAAACCTGATGGTCAACCTGGGTTCCGGTCAGGGCACCTCCGTGCAACAGATCATCGATACGATCGAACGGCTGACGCATCGCCGCGTCCCCGTTCGTCGCGAAGCAAGGCGAGAGGGCGATCCACCCGCGCTTTACTCCGATCTCAACATGGCCACGTCCGAATTGAACTTCGCCCCGCGTTTCTCGGACATCGAAACGATCATTCGAACCGCTGCCCCGACCTTTGGACTGGAGGTCAAGCATGACGTTGTCGCGTGA